One window of Quercus robur chromosome 5, dhQueRobu3.1, whole genome shotgun sequence genomic DNA carries:
- the LOC126727371 gene encoding zinc finger protein CONSTANS-LIKE 4-like, protein MKKCELCDSPAKMFCESDQASLCWDCDAQVHGANFLVAKHSRRLLCHVCQSLTPWSGSGPKLLPTVSVCDRCVNSCNQNEGRNEENDGDDDDDLDRDDNTEDDDDGGGDDNDDDGGDGDEDQGNIDEDDEENQVVPWSSTPPPQASNSSTSEEGLSDSRKAFSWKRTRENAEFHSQNDQGCWSSQLSHKHRKRTATSRFVNAETSQDQRLL, encoded by the exons atGAAGAAGTGTGAGCTCTGTGACTCTCCAGCAAAGATGTTCTGTGAATCTGATCAAGCTAGCCTTTGTTGGGATTGTGATGCTCAGGTTCATGGCGCAAACTTCCTGGTTGCTAAGCATTCAAGAAGGCTTCTTTGCCATGTCTGTCAGTCTTTAACGCCTTGGAGTGGCTCTGGACCGAAGCTTCTTCCTACTGTCTCGGTTTGTGACAGATGTGTGAATAGTTGCAATCAAAATGAgggaagaaatgaagaaaatgatggcgatgatgatgatgatcttgATAGAGACGACAACactgaagatgatgatgatggtggtggtgatgataatgatgatgatggtggtgatggtgatgaGGATCAAGGTAATattgatgaagatgatgaagaaaatcAAGTTGTTCCATGGTCTTCTACACCACCTCCACAAGCTTCAAATTCTTCAACTAGTGAAGAAGGCCTTTCTGATTCAAGAAAAGCATTTTCATGGAAGCGTACGCGTGAGAATGCAGAGTTTCATTCACAA AATGATCAAGGATGCTGGTCCTCTCAACTGAGCCACAAACACAGGAAAAGAACAGCGACAAGCAGATTTGTGAATGCTGAAACAAGCCAAGACCAAAGACTCTTGTGA